A window from Drosophila kikkawai strain 14028-0561.14 chromosome 2L, DkikHiC1v2, whole genome shotgun sequence encodes these proteins:
- the LOC108081975 gene encoding uncharacterized protein isoform X2 produces the protein MALSCMAAGSSSVTSPESLPSQRAYQRIDAAEGTSYIAKQTQPQNHRAFGRFPGAAAPAAAPTMTQQQPLYNNHAVIQRQQQLRQEQQLAAMAGSYGSCNFNYNQQPSAGGDFFGSWTGYSMMQPSEANKPFQLG, from the exons ATGGCCCTTTCGTGTATGGCAGCGGGATCGTCTTCAGTG ACCTCTCCTGAGTCGCTGCCGTCCCAGAGGGCCTATCAGCGAATTGACGCCGCAGAAGGGACATCATACATAGCCAAGCAGACACAGCCGCAGAATCATAGGGCCTTCGGCAGATTTCctggcgctgctgctcctgctgctgctcctacCATgacccagcagcagccgctgtACAACAACCATGCCGTGATACAGCGTCAGCAGCAACTACGGCAGGAGCAACAGCTGGCGGCAATGGCCGGATCCTACGGCTCCTGCAACTTCAACTACAACCAGCAACCGAGTGCTGGCGGCGACTTTTTTGGAAGCTGGACCGGCTATTCCATGATGCAGCCCTCGGAGGCCAACAAACCATTCCAATTAGGCTGA
- the LOC108081968 gene encoding uncharacterized protein has translation MEQKGKDGSQIRHTSRTARTSRRVRQTLQSRETIEEEPVEQPPERKIIQQRVFLYIQLNELLKLPDTGYPLELHLYHAKSTLQKMQERYTTKTIIYQKEFNLKKPVFTLGVMQDDIEDMNTFSDNPLLVSLYQRIPRHRKGDSNRTKMSQLGTSSSFTDASQSSATKKSKRSRRSGKKSSDILLLWEEEGEGEEGEYVEERLELLSRGHCDLLQLFQRRRFISDINILLYPMHHVPEQKTFRELITSTTVWHMYSILPILKNFDFTNLAFVTLESIYNVPEELHMQSTDLGLSVSFRSTQLEGEEDVLRIIPLCTFKGFGSQVISDQNTSIVWENLKRDLNPHVHFGFNQMETNSRIKLPRLFRMLLWEQDVDFFINQIDPLTTMALINNSLHRFVINEEMRKILEESVLNNSYELLLQLYKDTPHNVLYEGVINPSIFGYPGVNHCRFATRLSPVNVPEVDLRPTLEATPMGPMFCTLKICFFQPICQRNDPLDKYNENLLKRSKLRGCFDIQLLKEDENDTDVLTELYQEFDKLISDTIGIIVKKDVRSIEEKQDFFCCLLSTLSNLMLKICGCDFNIRMPTETNIEFREMLTHMYKELIDRVYGIFTACCYEGFPSGLPAKDKDLIRLMDEMRLLSNTGQRDLAIHMYEEIDRSATNRVIFGFATLINSVENLQFQQAATFFTKPRRTEWRGEYFTLLVQLYVDYMMDMGSEDEEISTAAFSNMLDKLRQLATKKKLEVGPWILLYCYYKLAHYRPGMDFTRWKFENLYEVSGEQLDFLPLSLYELYLPVDFEMSTTSTLANTKFYPVFKLFARLGAYVFAGIVFTDFEQCFTTVEVYLIKTTLKILQRQIDDNFKIQEIPTDKSENGMLMRNYQLHINGNAEYTRGRCDEALKYFEKLLNGTKPEDRPFFKLSFLRLGQLAFEKGLYELAISAFDTCLPASKKEKMFLPNYFKGLALYHLDRLEEAIPFLSRCTEVDVFIPDVWGYLATINLRLNRNKTALECWKIAKMYPELNISRQIYAELDKIKFSDVHLLVDDDGNPAEKMDKPNIFGL, from the exons ATGGAGCAAAAAGGTAAGGATGGTAGCCAAATCCGACACACTTCTCGCACCGCGCGAACGTCACGGCGGGTGCGGCAGACCTTACAGAGCAGGGAGACCATCGAAGAGGAACCAGTGGAACAACCACCAGAAAGGAAGATCATTCAGCAGCGCGTGTTCCTCTACATCCAGTTGAACGAGCTCTTGAAGCTGCCGGACACTGGCTATCCGCTGGAGCTGCACCTGTACCATGCGAAGAGTACGCTGCAGAAGATGCAGGAGCGGTACACCACCAAGACGATAATCTATCAGAAGGAGTTCAATCTTAAGAAGCCGGTTTTTACCTTGGGGGTGATGCAAGATGACATCGAGGACATGAACACGTTCAGTGACAATCCGCTGCTGGTTTCGCTCTACCAGCGTATTCCCAGGCACCGTAAAGGTGACTCCAACAGGACCAAGATGAGCCAACTGGGAACTTCCTCCTCGTTCACAGATGCCTCACAGAGCAGTGCTACAAAGAAGTCCAAGAGATCGCGCAGGTCAGGTAAAAAGAGTTCCGATATTTTGCTATTATGGGAGGAGGAGGGCGAGGGCGAGGAAGGCGAATATGTGGAGGAGCGTCTGGAACTACTATCCAGGGGCCACTGCGATCTGctgcagcttttccagcggcGGCGCTTCATTAGCGACATCAATATCCTACTGTATCCAATGCACCATGTACCGGAGCAGAAGACATTTAGAGAATTGATCACCTCCACCACCGTTTGGCATATGTACTCCATCCTGCCCATCCTCAAGAATTTTGACTTCACCAACCTGGCCTTTGTGACCCTGGAGTCGATCTACAATGTGCCTGAGGAGTTGCACATGCAGTCCACTGACCTGGGCCTGAGCGTGTCCTTTCGATCGACGCAGCTGGAGGGAGAGGAGGACGTCCTCAGGATTATTCCTCTGTGCACTTTTAAGGGATTCGGTTCGCAGGTCATTAGCGACCAGAACACGAGCATCGTTTGGGAGAACCTCAAGCGGGATCTGAACCCCCACGTGCACTTTGGCTTCAACCAAATGGAGACCAACTCGCGGATCAAGCTGCCTCGCCTCTTTCGGATGCTGCTGTGGGAGCAGGATGTCGACTTCTTCATCAATCAGATCGATCCTTTGACGACGATGGCGCTCATCAACAACTCCCTGCACCGCTTTGTCATTAACGAGGAGATGCGAAAGATCCTAGAAGAATCTGTGCTTAATAACTCCtatgagctgctgctgcaactgtaCAAGGACACACCCCACAATGTCCTGTACGAGGGCGTGATCAATCCAAGTATCTTTGGCTATCCAGGCG TCAATCATTGCCGATTTGCAACCCGCTTGAGCCCAGTTAACGTACCCGAAGTCGATCTTCGTCCAACACTGGAAGCCACTCCAATGGGCCCGATGTTTTGCACCCTCAAGATCTGTTTCTTTCAGCCGATTTGCCAACGCAACGATCCCCTAGATAAGTACAACGAGAATCTACTGAAAAGGAGCAAGCTGCGGGGTTGCTTTGATATCCAGCTCCTTAAGGAGGACGAGAACGATACAGATGTGCTCACGGAGCTATACCAGGAGTTTGACAAGCTCATCTCCGACACGATTGGGATTATCGTGAAGAAGGATGTACGCAGCATCGAGGAGAAGCAGGACTTTTTCTGCTGTCTGCTGAGCACCCTAAGCAACCTGATGCTGAAAATATGTGGCTGTGACTTCAACATTCGAATGCCAACGGAAACGAACATTGAGTTTAGG GAAATGCTGACACACATGTACAAGGAGTTGATAGACCGTGTTTATGGTATCTTCACTGCCTGCTGCTATGAAGGTTTTCCCAGCGGTCTGCCCGCCAAGGATAAAGATCTAATCCGGCTAATGGACGAAATGCGCCTGTTGAGCAACACTGGCCAGCGGGATCTGGCCATTCATATGTACGAAGAGATTGACAGAAGCGCCACCAACCGAGTCATCTTCGGCTTTGCAACTCTGATCAATAGTGTAGAAAACCTACAGTTCCAGCAGGCGGCGACCTTTTTTACCAAGCCGAGGCGCACCGAGTGGAGAGGAGAATACTTTAC CTTGCTGGTACAGCTATATGTGGACTACATGATGGATATGGGTTCTGAAGACGAGGAGATCTCGACTGCGGCGTTTTCGAATATGCTTGATAAGCTGCGCCAGCTTGCCACAAAGAAAAAGCTGGAAGTGGGTCCGTGGATTCTGCTATACTGCTATTATAAGCTGGCACATTACCGCCCAGGAATGGACTTCACACGCTGGAAATTCGAGAATCTATATGAGGTTTCTGGAGAGCAGCTCGACTTCCTTCCCCTCTCCCTCTACGAACTGTACCTGCCAGTGGACTTTGAGATGAGCACTACCAGCACCTTGGCAAACACCAAGTTCTACCCCGTTTTCAAGCTCTTTGCTCGCTTGGGTGCATACGTCTTTGCGGGGATTGTGTTCACCGATTTTGAGCAGTGCTTCACAACAGTCGAGGTTTATCTCATAAAGACCACTTTAAAGATACTGCAGCGACAGATTGATGACAACTTCAAGATACAGGAAATTCCCACGGATAAAAGCGAGAACGGAATGTTGATG cgGAACTATCAACTGCACATCAATGGCAATGCTGAGTACACCCGAGGACGCTGCGACGAAGCCCTAAAGTACTTTGAGAAGCTGCTGAATGGAACCAAACCGGAGGACAGGCCTTTTTTCAAGCTGAGTTTCCTGCGCCTCGGACAATTGGCCTTCGAAAAGGGACTATACGAGTTGGCCATTAGTGCCTTTGACACATGTCTGCCAGCCTCcaagaaagaaaaaatgtttCTGCCAAACTATTTCAAGGGACTGGCTCTATATCAT ctGGATCGCCTGGAAGAAGCCATTCCCTTCTTGTCTCGCTGCACTGAGGTTGACGTTTTCATTCCGGATGTCTGGGGCTATTTGGCCACGATCAACCTGCGATTGAATCGTAATAAGACAGCCTTGGAGTGCTGGAAGATTGCAAAAATG TACCCCGAACTAAACATCAGCCGCCAAATCTATGCAGAGCTGGACAAGATCAAGTTCTCGGATGTTCATCTGCTGGTCGATGATGATGGAAATCCCGCTGAAAAGATGGATAAACCCAATATATTTGGTTTGTAA
- the LOC108081974 gene encoding neurofilament heavy polypeptide, with product MFPDHYDVEPFNPFNVGPANNGGPSEFQIPTSVTYPPPVFVAKPEYVKAAKEQVALRSSSKDTLKLAKSKHGEVAISKAIKNEMAVAKQQAAAIHETDRIDPDVKLNVKHDLKAKKKESKASIRTLLPVRSNRQASGAGNAKRTTSGLSVATKQRKSSRVEIAAKASKISNELDAKSPKPFEPAKMSFTSIKSKSTKSVVSETSTGSSSSEQSETTDKSESDSQHTLKSSEPADKNTSVVAPKSKTTVKEDRNYPVSESSLSYGKPLTEQAADLAFRLNSGNENYRRYNSVVRNHSTTIPQKLSEGDRMSFWFSDAVLS from the coding sequence ATGTTTCCCGATCACTACGACGTGGAGCCCTTCAATCCCTTTAACGTGGGACCGGCCAACAACGGAGGCCCCTCCGAGTTCCAAATCCCCACCAGTGTTACGTACCCGCCTCCGGTTTTTGTGGCCAAGCCGGAATATGTAAAGGCTGCCAAGGAGCAGGTTGCTCTGAGATCATCATCCAAAGATACTCTCAAGTTGGCAAAGTCCAAACACGGCGAGGTGGCCATTTCAAAGGCCATCAAGAATGAGATGGCAGTGGCCAAGCAGCAGGCAGCCGCAATTCATGAAACAGATCGCATTGACCCGGACGTGAAACTGAATGTTAAGCATGACctaaaggcaaaaaagaaggaatcGAAGGCCTCAATTCGAACTTTGCTGCCGGTAAGGTCTAATCGTCAGGCAAGCGGAGCGGGAAACGCCAAAAGAACCACATCGGGCTTGAGTGTGGCAACCAAGCAACGCAAATCATCGAGAGTGGAAATTGCGGCCAAGGCCTCCAAAATATCAAACGAACTTGACGCGAAGTCACCGAAACCCTTCGAGCCTGCCAAAATGTCCTTCACCTCCATCAAATCGAAGTCTACCAAATCAGTAGTATCCGAGACATCCACTGGAAGCTCTTCCTCTGAGCAATCAGAAACAACAGATAAATCTGAGTCAGACTCTCAGCATaccttaaaatctagtgagCCAGCTGACAAGAACACCTCCGTAGTTGCCCCGAAGTCGAAGACAACTGTAAAGGAAGACCGCAACTACCCGGTATCCGAGAGCTCCTTGTCCTATGGGAAACCCTTGACCGAGCAGGCCGCAGATCTAGCATTTCGCTTGAACTCTGGCAATGAGAACTATCGGCGCTACAATTCGGTGGTTCGCAACCACTCGACTACGATTCCTCAGAAACTGTCTGAAGGAGACCGCATGTCATTCTGGTTCAGCGATGCAGTGCTCTCCTAG
- the LOC108081975 gene encoding uncharacterized protein isoform X1, whose amino-acid sequence MYRSTVNQQEVRGQGSPAVPQNGPFVYGSGIVFSGNVYPMLIDGVPVQPPAGAHQAAAQQRMQMEQRLQGSHPNPTQTSPESLPSQRAYQRIDAAEGTSYIAKQTQPQNHRAFGRFPGAAAPAAAPTMTQQQPLYNNHAVIQRQQQLRQEQQLAAMAGSYGSCNFNYNQQPSAGGDFFGSWTGYSMMQPSEANKPFQLG is encoded by the coding sequence ATGTACAGATCGACAGTTAATCAACAGGAAGTGCGGGGTCAGGGATCGCCTGCAGTGCCACAGAATGGCCCTTTCGTGTATGGCAGCGGGATCGTCTTCAGTGGTAATGTGTATCCCATGTTGATTGACGGCGTGCCCGTGCAGCCGCCCGCGGGAGCTCATCAGGCGGCGGCACAGCAACGCATGCAGATGGAGCAGAGGCTACAGGGCTCTCATCCCAATCCCACACAGACCTCTCCTGAGTCGCTGCCGTCCCAGAGGGCCTATCAGCGAATTGACGCCGCAGAAGGGACATCATACATAGCCAAGCAGACACAGCCGCAGAATCATAGGGCCTTCGGCAGATTTCctggcgctgctgctcctgctgctgctcctacCATgacccagcagcagccgctgtACAACAACCATGCCGTGATACAGCGTCAGCAGCAACTACGGCAGGAGCAACAGCTGGCGGCAATGGCCGGATCCTACGGCTCCTGCAACTTCAACTACAACCAGCAACCGAGTGCTGGCGGCGACTTTTTTGGAAGCTGGACCGGCTATTCCATGATGCAGCCCTCGGAGGCCAACAAACCATTCCAATTAGGCTGA